The Chamaesiphon minutus PCC 6605 DNA window GCAAGAATTAATTAACAGAGATATTCATTTTATTACTCGATTAAAAAAAGGTGCATCGCTACAGATAGAGCGAGTATTTAGCAATAGTTATAGTATCCGTGACCGAATAGTGCGGATGGGGTCTGGCACCAAAAAGACTCCATATATAACTGTAAGATTAGTCGAAATTAAAGTGGGTAAAGTCTGGTATTCTTATCTAACTAGTGTACTCGACCCATTGAATCTTCCTCCCTATGTAGTCGCCGATTTGTACGGAAGACGGTGGCGAATTGAAGAGGCTTTTAATACTGTTAAACGATTGCTCGGGTTGAGTTATTTATGGACTGGTTCAGTTAATGGAATTAAATTACAGATGTGGGGGACTTGGCTGTTTTATGCAGTTCTAGTCGATTTAGGTGATGCTGTAGCTGATGAATTATCTCTCCCATTCGACCGCATTTCTTTAGAGATGATTTATCGAGGTCTTTATCATTTTCATGTAGCTCATCATAAAGGTTTAGCTGCCAATCCAGTCACCTATTTTGCTGCCCCAGAGAATCAAGATTTAGGTATTGTTAAAACTGTTCGTAAACCTAATGTTAAGTTAATTATTGCACCTTTTCCTGATTCTATGAGTCGAACAGACAATTTTTTCTTCGACTCATCGCCTCAAGCCTGCTTGACAAGTGCGATCGCTTCTTAACTTGTCACTAATGTGCTCCCCCTTTCCCACTCTCCCAACTCCCCCCTCTCCGCTCCCCCTATTTACCTAGCCTTATGAGCGAAAGACGACAATTGTGGGCATACTAAGCCTACGGAATCGACACGATTAGCTCTAATGGAATCCCGCATGACCCCACCTGCTGACAACGGAAAAATCACATGGTTGCTGAATATCTAACGCTCGATCGCTTGGCTACTCAGTTGAGTGAGATCAAGCACCAACACTTCAGTGGACATATATTACTCAAAAGTACATTGGGACACGAGTGGTGTCTTTATGTCTACCTGGGTCGGATCCTCTATGCGACAGGAGGTAGCCATCCAATTCGCCGTTGGGTGAGAAATTCAACGCTTGCAGGCGTAGATGTCAGCACGGCGGAGGATCTGCAAGTCCGAATCGAGGCACTGACTAATGTTTCGGCATTAACCCCAACCGAGCTAAATAGCTGTTGGGAGTACTATCTCTTGGTCAATTGGGCCAAACAAGGAAGAATTGGCCGCGATGCCTTAATCAAACACATTCAAACCACGATCGTAGAGGTATTGTTTGATATCGTTCAAGCCGAAGAAGTGAGCTACGAACAAATCGATCGAGATCGCCTCAGTCCACAGTTGACATTGATCGATCTCGATCGAGCCTTTGGCATTGCCGTCCAACAACAGCAGCAATGGCAACAGGTGGGACTAGCAGAAATATTACCCGATCGGGCGATTAAAATTGTGGCTCCGACCGATTTTCAACAGATAGTTTCGCCATCTGCCTATCAGGCACTTAGATTTGTGCTAGATGGAGAACATAGTATTCGCGAGATTGCTGCGAAGGCGCGAAAAACACCTGTCGCGATCGGACAATCATTTCGAGCGCATTTAGATTCGGGAATGCTCAGCTTGGTCGATCTGCCCGACTTTACCAGTCCAATTGCGTCCAGCAAGCATTCACGGAGCTTTAAATCTTCATCGATCGTCTGTATCGATGATAGCCCCTTCGTGTGCGATCGCTTGGAACAAATTTTCAAACAAGAGGGTTATCAATTTATCAGCGTGATGGATTCGCTCAAAGCCATTCCGATCGTCGTTGCCAAAAAGCCGGACTTAATTTTTCTAGATTTGGTGATGCCTAATGCCAATGGCTATGAAATTTGTAGTCGGTTGCGAAAAATCGGTGCTTTTCAAAATACCCCAATTGTAATTTTGACAGGTAATGATGGGGTGATCGATCGGGTTAGAGCGAAGGTAGTCGGTGCCACTGACTTTTTGACTAAACCAGTGCAATCAGAATTGGTATTAGAAGTCGCGCGCAAGTATTTAAGTCCAATTTTAACCAAATAACTCTAACTATTTAAATTTATCTATTATTTATGGCAACTAAAATATCTACAGCATTGATTGTTGAGGATGTTCGGACCGATCTGATGATTTTGACTAGTTACTTAGAAAGTTTAGGCTGGCGAGTAATTACGGCAATGAATGGCGAAGAAGCCTTGACTTATTTAAGTAATAACAAACCAGATATTGTCTTTTTAGATGTAGTTTTACCAGGCAGAAGTGGTTTTGAAATTTGTCGGACGATCAAGTCTCAGACAGAAACAGAAAAGATTCCAGTGGTCATGTGTTCGACAAAGAATACCGACATGGATCGATTTTGGGGATTAAAACAAGGGGCGGATCTCTACTTGACCAAGCCAGTAAATAGACACGACTTTATGGATGTCATTCAAAAGTTAGGTAATTAAATATGGCCAATTCAAGCGAATACATCGATCGAACTATCTCTAGCTTACAAGAAATATCGGCTCTCCAGCAGTTATGGTGATAAGCAAGACTTATTGAAAGGGGGAAAGGGGAAAGGGGAAAGGGAAAAGGGGTTTTGATGGCACGCTCAATTGATGTTTAAGTAGACTATTTCCCCAAAATAGCAGGAGAGCCGAAATATCGATTAGGAAAGCATAAATTACGGTAATTGTTGAGGTAAATATATTGAACGTAGCCAGCGATAGTCAAATGCGTCGATCGCCATCAGTTGTTGAGTCCGCGCTGAAGCAGCAGCAATTTTTGAGATTTACGATTCAACCCGATCTCGTGGCTTTAATTGAGATCGATGCTCATACTCAGCAACGACGCAGCTCCCTTCGGGAAGGCTCCTCTTCGGAACGCTTTCCTTCGGAACGCTTCGCAAACGCGAACGCGAACGCACTTAAATCGGAGGAAACCTCCGATTTAAGTGCGTCAAGACCGCAACGCCAACAAGTTACCGAACTATTGAACATTCCACTGGATCGAGTGGTACCGATGCCCCATCTACCACCGACGGTAATGGGTGTTTACAATTGGCGGGGCGAAATCCTCTGGATTGTCGATTTGGCCAAATTATTAGGGCTGGACACTTCAGCTCGCACCGATCGGAGTCTCCAGCCGACAATCGTGTTAACAAGTATTACCGAGAGCGATCTAAGTCATGGATCTGGCGAAAATCGATCGGTAAGTACGATCGGCTTAGTCGTAGATGCCATTGCGGAGATCGAATGGCACTCGCTAGAGACGACTCATATTCGCGCACCGAACCACATCTATCCTGAATTATTACCGTGGTCGCGGGGGGTGTGGCAATCGGTAACGGGTGAAAATTTGCTGGTGTTGGATGGGCGATCGATCTTAGATCGAGCCGATTTTCATGCTGATGTCTAGATGAATTAAAACTATTTTTTATCGCCATAAACTGATGAATACGATCGACCGAGAAGAAGCCCAAACAACAACTAATACTGTCCCAGAAGAATCTAGTCTAGCGAAGCGAACAGCTAATGACGATGCCGACTCATTGGCTTGGATCGAGGAAGAACGTGCAGATCTGACTCAAATTCACGGCTCAGATGTCGCTAGTCGCCGGAGTGAGCCAGCACAGCAGCAGTCACGAACATTACAACAGCAAATCGTGCTGATGATTTTGTGCTCGGCGGTCATACCAGTTGGGTTGGGTGGATGGTTGGCTGTAAATAAGATCGCCATGCCTAACTCGTCCCCAGCCGA harbors:
- a CDS encoding response regulator; the encoded protein is MVAEYLTLDRLATQLSEIKHQHFSGHILLKSTLGHEWCLYVYLGRILYATGGSHPIRRWVRNSTLAGVDVSTAEDLQVRIEALTNVSALTPTELNSCWEYYLLVNWAKQGRIGRDALIKHIQTTIVEVLFDIVQAEEVSYEQIDRDRLSPQLTLIDLDRAFGIAVQQQQQWQQVGLAEILPDRAIKIVAPTDFQQIVSPSAYQALRFVLDGEHSIREIAAKARKTPVAIGQSFRAHLDSGMLSLVDLPDFTSPIASSKHSRSFKSSSIVCIDDSPFVCDRLEQIFKQEGYQFISVMDSLKAIPIVVAKKPDLIFLDLVMPNANGYEICSRLRKIGAFQNTPIVILTGNDGVIDRVRAKVVGATDFLTKPVQSELVLEVARKYLSPILTK
- a CDS encoding response regulator, with the translated sequence MATKISTALIVEDVRTDLMILTSYLESLGWRVITAMNGEEALTYLSNNKPDIVFLDVVLPGRSGFEICRTIKSQTETEKIPVVMCSTKNTDMDRFWGLKQGADLYLTKPVNRHDFMDVIQKLGN
- a CDS encoding chemotaxis protein CheW is translated as MNVASDSQMRRSPSVVESALKQQQFLRFTIQPDLVALIEIDAHTQQRRSSLREGSSSERFPSERFANANANALKSEETSDLSASRPQRQQVTELLNIPLDRVVPMPHLPPTVMGVYNWRGEILWIVDLAKLLGLDTSARTDRSLQPTIVLTSITESDLSHGSGENRSVSTIGLVVDAIAEIEWHSLETTHIRAPNHIYPELLPWSRGVWQSVTGENLLVLDGRSILDRADFHADV